GTCAAGAACGTTTTAGGACAATTACCAGCAGTTACTATCGTGGTGCACACGGCATAATTGTAAGTTTTGTGTTTCCTCACATGTTGTTTTCTGACATTGTACTATCCTCTCTGTCCCGAGGTCTTACTGTGATGGCATCTTTGTCAGGTGGTTTATGATGTAACCGATCAAGAGAGCTTCAATAATGTCAAGCAATGGTTAAGTGAAATAGATCGATATGCAAGTGATAATGTGAACAAACTTCTTGTTGGAAACAAGTGCGATCTCACAGCTCAGAAGGTGGTTTCTACAGAGACAGCTCAGGTAATCAATCCCCTACACTCCTTGATGTGAATATACTCCATCATTAGTGTATTGTTTTCCCCGTAAAGACTTAGTTACTTGAATAGTTTGTCCAACGATCCATTTACCTTGTTGAGCTGTATATCCTAATTGATGGACAACCATTTTGTAGGCTTTTGCTGATGAGATCGGCATCCCTTTCATGGAAACTAGTGCAAAAAATGCCACCAACGTAGAGCACGCTTTCATGGCTATGGCTGCTTCAATCAAGAACAGGTTTGGGAATTTTCAGTTGACGTTACTTTCATCATAGTTACAGTTTGCTCTTTTCGCGAATGGGAAACTTAATATCTTATGCATTTTGTAGAATGGCAAGCCAACCGGCATCAAACAATGCACGACCTCCAACTGTGCAGATCCGAGGACAACCTGTCAACCAAAAGAGCGGTTGCTGCTCATCTTGAAAAAGGACGAAGCTCGATGATGATTCTGATGTGTCATGTAAAATTAGTCTCTCTTAATGGCTTGATAGGAAGACTGTTCACTGTTATTACTTTCTTTCGACTCTTTATCGACACTCCATTCTTTTCAATCTATTTGGATAAACAATATGTAGAAAATCTAGGAATATTGGTGAATACTAGTATTTGCTTTCTATTCTTTGGACCTTCATCAAAATGATTTTATCTGCAATTGTGCAATCTTAGTTATTAGAGTGTTACTATGCTTATGTTTTTTCATATGTTGATTGTTCCTCCTCCTGAATCTCATACGCCATATAAGTTTTGATTATCAACATCAATCGAGAGAAGTTAACTCATCATGTATATGTGATAGCTTATCTCATCAGTATGGTATAAATTATGGgataaataattcaaaagaggaaaaaataatctcaggattattataccttataccCCGCACCACCAAACCACATCTGACGAGACGTGCTAAAATCACAACaatctctctttttctc
This genomic stretch from Solanum stenotomum isolate F172 chromosome 10, ASM1918654v1, whole genome shotgun sequence harbors:
- the LOC125878333 gene encoding GTP-binding protein YPTM2; this translates as MNPEYDYLFKLLLIGDSGVGKSCLLLRFADDSYLESYISTIGVDFKIRTVDQDGKTIKLQIWDTAGQERFRTITSSYYRGAHGIIVVYDVTDQESFNNVKQWLSEIDRYASDNVNKLLVGNKCDLTAQKVVSTETAQAFADEIGIPFMETSAKNATNVEHAFMAMAASIKNRMASQPASNNARPPTVQIRGQPVNQKSGCCSS